A genomic segment from Pseudomonas sp. S09G 359 encodes:
- a CDS encoding GntR family transcriptional regulator translates to MQFAPAYVDRQPLTAEEEAYNFLLDAICGGRYRKGDRLIAEDIASEIGMSRMPVREAFRRLDAQGLVTLRPNRGAIVSGLDIDELHEVFEMRSALEGLAVRVAVSRIGERQLAALERLLDEMDDYRDESAEWVSRHRAFHEYLCSLSGRPRLMKQISALYSLVEAPMRLWLQHGEKPLSARQEHAVILEAIRAGDAARAEAVVREHIEGTVPALIQFLQSEQ, encoded by the coding sequence ATGCAATTTGCCCCCGCTTACGTTGACCGTCAGCCCCTGACCGCCGAGGAGGAGGCCTACAACTTCCTGCTCGACGCCATTTGCGGCGGGCGCTACCGCAAGGGCGACCGGTTGATCGCCGAAGACATCGCCAGCGAGATCGGCATGAGCCGCATGCCGGTGCGCGAAGCGTTTCGCCGCCTGGATGCCCAAGGCCTGGTGACCCTGCGCCCCAACCGCGGCGCCATCGTCAGCGGCCTGGATATCGACGAGCTGCACGAAGTGTTTGAAATGCGCAGTGCCCTGGAGGGCCTTGCGGTGCGCGTCGCGGTCAGCCGTATCGGCGAGCGCCAGTTGGCCGCGCTGGAGCGCCTGCTGGACGAGATGGACGACTACCGCGACGAAAGCGCCGAGTGGGTCAGCCGCCACCGCGCCTTCCACGAATACCTTTGCAGCCTCAGCGGCCGGCCGCGCCTGATGAAGCAGATTTCGGCGCTGTACTCGCTGGTGGAAGCGCCCATGCGCTTGTGGCTGCAGCATGGCGAAAAACCCCTCAGCGCCCGCCAGGAACACGCGGTGATTCTCGAGGCCATTCGCGCCGGTGATGCCGCCCGCGCCGAAGCCGTGGTGCGCGAACACATCGAAGGCACCGTGCCGGCGCTGATCCAATTCCTGCAATCCGAACAATAA
- a CDS encoding gamma-glutamyltransferase family protein: MLKFSAHEYPYPSQRQSVFARRGMVAASQPLAAQAGIEIMQKGGNAIDAAIATAAALTVVEPTGCGLGGDAFALVWCKGQLHGLNGNGHAPAALSIDAVKAAGHEQMPLYGWTPVTVPGCPSAWAELSQRFGKLPFAELLQPAISLAREGFPLSPVVAYQWQLALDEFTPHRDPVLDAWFDTFLIDGRAPRAGEIFRNPAQARTLEELAATRCESLYRGALAERLDAHSRASGGYLRASDLQGYRAQWVDPIHINYRGVDVWEIPPSGQGLVALMALKILEGFSFDHRDSQQTWHRQLEAMKLAYSDGLHYITDPQHMRVAVADLLSEAYSTRRRGQIGAQAQAPKPGDPHASGTVYLATADAEGNMVSFIQSNYHGFGSGVVLPDSGIALQNRGQEFSLDPAHANCLAAGKKTFHTIIPGFLSKNGEALGPFGVMGGYMQPQGHVQMVMNLVDFGLNPQAALDAPRWQWLGDMKVGIEQGASRDLANALARRGHKVQIDSDLTDYGRGQIILRDPVSGVLCGGTEPRADSHIAVW, from the coding sequence ATGTTGAAATTTTCTGCTCACGAGTACCCCTATCCGTCGCAACGCCAGAGCGTGTTCGCCCGCCGCGGCATGGTCGCGGCGTCGCAGCCCCTGGCCGCCCAGGCCGGTATCGAAATCATGCAAAAAGGCGGCAATGCCATCGACGCCGCCATCGCCACGGCGGCCGCGCTCACGGTGGTGGAGCCCACCGGCTGCGGCCTGGGCGGCGATGCGTTTGCCCTGGTGTGGTGCAAGGGCCAGTTGCACGGCCTGAACGGCAACGGCCACGCGCCGGCGGCCTTGAGCATCGACGCGGTCAAGGCCGCCGGGCATGAACAGATGCCCCTGTACGGCTGGACGCCGGTCACCGTACCTGGTTGCCCGTCGGCCTGGGCCGAGCTGTCGCAACGCTTCGGCAAGCTACCGTTTGCCGAATTGCTGCAGCCGGCGATCAGCCTGGCGCGGGAGGGTTTCCCGCTGTCGCCGGTGGTTGCCTATCAATGGCAGCTCGCCCTCGACGAATTCACCCCCCATCGCGACCCGGTGCTCGATGCCTGGTTCGACACCTTCCTGATCGACGGGCGTGCACCCCGTGCTGGGGAGATTTTCCGCAACCCGGCCCAGGCGCGCACCTTGGAAGAACTCGCTGCCACGCGCTGCGAAAGCCTGTATCGCGGCGCCCTGGCAGAACGCCTGGACGCGCATTCCAGGGCCAGCGGCGGCTACCTGCGCGCCAGTGACCTGCAGGGTTACCGCGCGCAGTGGGTGGACCCGATCCACATCAATTATCGTGGCGTGGATGTGTGGGAAATCCCGCCCAGCGGCCAGGGCCTGGTGGCGCTGATGGCGCTGAAAATCCTCGAGGGCTTCAGCTTCGATCACCGCGACAGCCAGCAGACCTGGCACCGCCAACTGGAGGCGATGAAGCTCGCCTACAGCGACGGCCTGCACTACATCACCGACCCCCAGCACATGCGCGTAGCGGTGGCCGACTTGCTCAGCGAGGCGTACAGCACCCGCCGTCGTGGCCAGATCGGCGCGCAGGCCCAGGCCCCCAAGCCCGGCGACCCCCACGCCAGTGGCACGGTGTACCTGGCTACGGCAGATGCCGAAGGCAATATGGTCTCGTTTATCCAGAGCAACTACCACGGCTTCGGCTCGGGCGTGGTGCTGCCCGACAGCGGTATCGCCCTGCAAAATCGCGGGCAGGAATTCAGCCTCGACCCGGCCCATGCCAACTGCCTGGCAGCGGGCAAGAAAACCTTTCACACCATCATCCCCGGTTTCCTCAGTAAGAACGGCGAAGCCCTCGGGCCGTTCGGGGTGATGGGCGGCTACATGCAGCCCCAGGGCCATGTGCAGATGGTGATGAACCTGGTGGACTTCGGCCTCAACCCCCAAGCTGCCCTGGACGCGCCGCGTTGGCAATGGTTGGGCGACATGAAGGTCGGCATCGAGCAGGGCGCCTCCCGCGACCTGGCCAACGCCCTGGCGCGGCGCGGTCACAAGGTGCAGATCGACAGCGACCTGACCGACTACGGACGCGGCCAGATCATCCTGCGCGACCCGGTCAGCGGGGTGCTGTGCGGGGGGACTGAGCCGCGCGCGGATTCACATATCGCGGTGTGGTAG
- a CDS encoding amino acid ABC transporter ATP-binding protein, which translates to MAHQSEELIIEALDLHKSFGDLQILKGISLQVRRGEVVVLIGASGSGKTTFIRCINLLEDIQGGRIRVNGRAMGYRERSDGSLVRDSERNIARQRRDIGMVFQRFNLFPHMTALENIIEAPIHVLGTPRAEALEQARGLLARVGLADKASHYPSMLSGGQQQRVAIARALAMKPQAMLFDEPTSALDPETVGEVLQVMKELAEEGMTMVVVTHEMGFAREVADRVVVLDSGELIEQGPPEQIFSHPSHPRTRAFLSRVL; encoded by the coding sequence ATGGCGCACCAAAGTGAAGAACTGATCATCGAGGCGCTGGACCTGCACAAGTCGTTCGGCGACCTGCAGATTCTCAAGGGTATCTCCCTGCAAGTGCGCCGCGGTGAAGTGGTGGTGCTGATCGGGGCTTCGGGCTCGGGCAAGACCACCTTTATCCGCTGCATCAACCTGCTGGAAGACATCCAGGGCGGGCGCATCCGCGTCAACGGCCGCGCCATGGGCTACCGCGAGCGCAGTGACGGCAGCCTGGTGCGCGACTCCGAGCGCAATATCGCCCGGCAGCGCCGTGACATCGGCATGGTGTTCCAACGCTTCAACCTGTTCCCCCATATGACTGCGCTGGAAAACATCATCGAGGCGCCGATCCACGTGCTTGGCACGCCACGCGCCGAAGCACTGGAGCAAGCCCGCGGCCTGTTGGCACGGGTCGGCCTGGCGGACAAGGCCAGCCACTACCCGTCGATGCTCTCCGGCGGCCAACAGCAACGGGTCGCGATCGCCCGCGCCCTGGCGATGAAACCCCAGGCGATGCTGTTCGATGAACCCACCAGTGCCCTCGACCCGGAAACCGTCGGCGAAGTGCTGCAAGTGATGAAGGAACTGGCCGAGGAGGGCATGACCATGGTGGTGGTGACCCACGAAATGGGCTTTGCCCGCGAAGTGGCTGACCGCGTGGTGGTGCTCGACAGCGGCGAACTCATCGAGCAAGGGCCGCCGGAACAGATTTTCAGCCACCCCAGCCACCCCCGTACCCGGGCCTTTCTCAGCCGCGTGTTATGA
- a CDS encoding TonB-dependent receptor: protein MPAVLPLRLRPLLKLSLMLSLSASPLFAAVSYAEDASARRSYQVPAGSLSAALTRFAGLSGVNLSVDPALVSGRSSSGLSGEYGVEEGFARLLQGSGLQLQPMGERAYMLVPAPDGSSLELAPTSILGTTGLYDGDTYAGGQVARRGSQGLLGTRDFMETPFSMTTYTQDAVKNQQARTLGDLIASDPSVRATNPAGGRYEQFTIRGFSLFNSDVAYNGLYGVLPTYTIDMEMADRVDIFKGPTQLINGISPRGSVGGGINVVPKRATDKDINSFTGNWASDSQAGGAVDIGRRFGEDNKFGIRFNGVKQSGDTEWDHQSVDREMAVLGLDFRGERLRLSTDIGHTERDTDAPQERVQVAAAAPVPSANDVRRNYAQSWSKASTNDTFGTFNGEYDLSDNVMLYGGVGARKSNHDFLRHAVSVTNAAGDFVVSPRDFTRDENVRTYNAGVRNWFHTGSVSHEVNLAASYFYMDFENGGARYANGRSNLYNPVQTLTPSTATRQDAKVYTENKFSGVALSDTLGFFDDRLLLTLGARWQRVKVDDWNNGVKGKTGYDEEKISPSGGLLFKATDKLSLYANYMEGLSQGKVAPSTSNNDDEIFPPFISRQVEVGAKYDAGALAVTAAVFRIKQPAYETNSTTNVFGPNGKRQNTGAELSVFGEPLKGVRLLGGVMYIDSELQKTTNGTYDGNRAPATPKYNVNLGAEWDVPTLEGLTLTSRGIYSSSQYLDTSNVKEIDAWNRIDVGARYAFKVDDKHITLRANVENVADKRYWSSAGASDDSEPGLTLSTPRTYLLSATVDF, encoded by the coding sequence ATGCCCGCAGTTCTACCTTTGCGCTTGCGCCCGTTGCTGAAACTGAGCTTGATGTTGAGCCTCAGTGCCAGCCCGTTATTCGCCGCTGTCAGCTATGCCGAAGACGCCTCCGCCCGCCGCAGCTATCAGGTGCCGGCCGGTAGCCTGAGCGCGGCACTGACCCGTTTTGCCGGCTTGTCGGGGGTGAATCTGTCGGTTGATCCGGCGCTGGTCAGCGGGCGCAGCAGCAGCGGGTTGTCCGGTGAGTACGGTGTGGAGGAGGGCTTTGCCCGCTTGCTGCAAGGCTCCGGCCTGCAACTGCAACCCATGGGTGAACGCGCCTACATGCTGGTGCCGGCGCCGGATGGCAGCAGCCTGGAGCTGGCGCCGACCTCGATCCTCGGCACCACCGGCCTGTACGACGGCGACACCTACGCCGGTGGCCAAGTGGCGCGGCGCGGGTCGCAAGGCTTGCTGGGCACGCGGGACTTCATGGAAACGCCGTTCAGCATGACCACCTACACCCAGGACGCGGTGAAAAACCAGCAGGCGCGCACCCTCGGCGACCTGATCGCCAGCGACCCGTCGGTACGCGCCACCAACCCGGCCGGTGGACGCTATGAGCAGTTCACCATTCGTGGGTTCAGCCTGTTCAACAGTGATGTGGCCTACAACGGCCTGTACGGCGTGCTGCCGACCTACACCATCGACATGGAAATGGCCGACCGCGTCGACATTTTCAAAGGCCCCACCCAGTTGATCAACGGCATCTCGCCGCGCGGCAGCGTGGGCGGCGGGATCAACGTGGTGCCCAAGCGCGCCACCGACAAGGACATCAACTCGTTCACCGGCAACTGGGCCTCCGACAGCCAGGCGGGCGGCGCGGTGGATATCGGGCGGCGTTTTGGCGAGGACAACAAGTTCGGCATTCGCTTCAACGGCGTGAAACAGTCCGGCGATACCGAGTGGGACCACCAGAGCGTCGATCGCGAAATGGCCGTGCTGGGCCTGGATTTTCGTGGCGAGCGCCTGCGCCTTTCTACCGACATTGGCCACACCGAACGCGACACCGATGCGCCTCAGGAACGTGTGCAGGTAGCGGCCGCCGCACCGGTGCCCAGCGCCAACGATGTACGCCGCAACTACGCGCAGTCCTGGAGCAAGGCCAGCACCAACGACACCTTCGGCACGTTCAACGGCGAGTACGACCTCAGCGATAACGTGATGCTCTACGGCGGCGTGGGCGCACGTAAAAGTAACCACGACTTCCTGCGCCATGCAGTGTCCGTGACCAACGCGGCGGGGGATTTCGTGGTGTCGCCACGGGATTTCACCCGCGATGAAAACGTGCGCACCTACAACGCCGGGGTGCGTAACTGGTTCCATACCGGGTCGGTTAGCCATGAGGTCAACCTTGCCGCCAGCTACTTCTATATGGACTTTGAAAACGGCGGTGCACGTTATGCGAACGGGCGCAGCAATCTCTATAACCCGGTGCAAACGCTGACACCCTCCACGGCAACGCGCCAGGATGCGAAGGTCTACACCGAAAACAAATTCAGCGGCGTAGCATTGTCCGACACCCTCGGTTTTTTCGACGACCGCCTGTTGCTGACCCTCGGCGCGCGCTGGCAGCGGGTCAAGGTGGATGACTGGAACAATGGGGTCAAAGGCAAGACCGGGTACGACGAAGAAAAGATTTCGCCGTCCGGCGGCCTGCTGTTCAAGGCCACCGACAAGCTATCGCTGTATGCCAACTACATGGAAGGCCTGAGCCAGGGCAAGGTCGCGCCGTCGACGTCAAACAACGACGATGAAATCTTCCCGCCATTTATCAGCCGTCAGGTGGAAGTCGGCGCCAAATACGACGCCGGCGCCTTGGCCGTCACCGCTGCGGTGTTCCGCATCAAGCAGCCCGCCTATGAAACTAATAGCACCACGAACGTGTTCGGCCCCAACGGCAAGCGCCAGAACACCGGGGCGGAACTGAGTGTGTTCGGGGAGCCGCTCAAGGGCGTGCGCCTGCTCGGCGGGGTGATGTACATCGACAGCGAACTGCAGAAAACCACCAACGGTACCTACGACGGCAACCGTGCACCGGCTACGCCCAAGTACAACGTCAACCTCGGCGCCGAGTGGGACGTGCCGACCTTGGAAGGCCTGACCCTGACCAGCCGGGGCATCTACTCCAGCTCGCAGTACCTGGACACCTCCAACGTCAAGGAAATCGATGCCTGGAACCGCATCGATGTCGGCGCGCGCTATGCGTTCAAGGTGGATGACAAGCACATCACCCTGCGCGCCAACGTGGAAAACGTCGCCGATAAGCGCTACTGGAGTTCGGCCGGTGCGTCGGATGACAGCGAGCCGGGGCTGACCTTGTCGACGCCGCGTACCTACTTGCTGTCGGCCACCGTCGATTTCTAG
- a CDS encoding amino acid ABC transporter permease: MNFNWDVFWQYLLQPSGVYLTGLWLTCLISVLAMLLGCMLGLAAALLRLSKNPLLHLPVRFYVWLMRGTPLLVQIVFLYTALAAGGIFRFEDIELFGLIVPGNIQAAIIALGLNEGAYMAEIIRAGIGAVDKGQYEAGRSLGMGFAKLMRRIVLPQAFRVIVPPLGNEFNVMLKNTTLVSVIGVQELLLSTQMITSATFRVFELYLVVALYFLTLTTLWGFFQRWLEARFSQSDRPSAPPPAASRMFGRSTLKLLRGR; the protein is encoded by the coding sequence ATGAATTTCAATTGGGATGTGTTCTGGCAGTACTTGCTGCAGCCCAGCGGGGTGTACCTCACCGGGCTCTGGCTGACCTGTCTGATCAGCGTATTGGCAATGCTGCTCGGCTGCATGCTGGGGCTGGCGGCGGCGCTGCTGCGCTTGTCGAAGAACCCGCTGTTGCACCTGCCGGTGCGTTTTTATGTGTGGCTGATGCGCGGTACGCCGCTGCTGGTGCAGATCGTGTTCCTGTACACGGCGCTGGCGGCAGGCGGGATTTTCCGCTTCGAAGACATTGAGCTGTTCGGCTTGATCGTGCCCGGCAATATCCAGGCAGCGATCATCGCCCTGGGCCTGAATGAAGGCGCGTACATGGCCGAGATTATCCGCGCCGGCATCGGCGCGGTGGACAAGGGCCAATACGAAGCCGGGCGCTCCCTTGGCATGGGCTTCGCCAAACTGATGCGGCGCATCGTGCTGCCCCAGGCGTTCCGGGTGATCGTGCCGCCGCTGGGCAACGAGTTCAACGTGATGCTCAAGAACACCACCCTGGTCAGCGTGATCGGTGTGCAAGAGCTACTGCTCAGCACCCAGATGATCACCTCGGCGACGTTCCGCGTGTTCGAGTTGTACCTGGTGGTTGCCCTTTACTTCCTGACGCTGACCACCCTGTGGGGGTTTTTCCAGCGCTGGCTCGAAGCGCGTTTCAGCCAGTCTGACCGGCCTTCCGCGCCGCCACCGGCAGCCAGCCGCATGTTTGGGCGCAGCACCTTGAAACTGCTCAGAGGGCGATAA
- a CDS encoding ABC transporter substrate-binding protein codes for MHKRRALLVAVALGLCTQGAFAALQVPERLQKVDKLTYCSGMDSPPLVSFDEAQKPRGLTVDLGLEIAKRLGDKPVQWRVIPFSGLVPALLAQQCDMIVDQLFDKPERRQVIDIVNYMYSSQSVVVPKGNPKGIKTLDALSGHKVAVLNGSTIKTLLDAHNETLAKAGKPPMKLVVYNTDTDAFQALRISQVDAYGTTVETAGYYAAMAPDLFQEGVPAFSRILTGLGMRKDDPQLSAAVQQVISDMRSDGSYQRLLDKWHVSSDTLD; via the coding sequence ATGCATAAACGCCGCGCCTTGCTGGTGGCTGTCGCCCTCGGTCTCTGCACACAAGGAGCCTTCGCTGCGCTCCAAGTGCCGGAGCGCCTGCAGAAAGTCGACAAACTCACCTACTGCTCAGGGATGGATTCACCGCCCCTGGTGTCTTTCGACGAAGCCCAGAAACCGCGCGGGCTCACCGTCGACCTGGGCCTGGAAATCGCCAAGCGCCTGGGCGACAAGCCGGTGCAATGGCGGGTGATTCCGTTCTCCGGGCTGGTGCCGGCGTTGCTCGCCCAGCAGTGCGACATGATCGTCGACCAGTTGTTCGACAAGCCTGAGCGGCGCCAGGTGATCGACATCGTCAACTACATGTATTCCAGCCAGTCGGTGGTGGTGCCCAAGGGCAACCCCAAGGGCATCAAGACGCTGGATGCGCTGTCCGGGCACAAGGTCGCGGTGCTCAACGGCTCCACCATCAAGACCTTGCTCGACGCCCACAACGAAACCCTGGCCAAGGCCGGCAAGCCACCGATGAAACTGGTGGTCTACAACACCGATACCGATGCCTTCCAGGCGCTGCGCATCAGCCAGGTCGACGCCTACGGCACCACCGTGGAAACCGCCGGTTACTACGCGGCGATGGCCCCGGACCTGTTCCAGGAAGGCGTCCCGGCGTTCAGCCGCATCCTCACCGGCCTGGGTATGCGCAAGGATGACCCGCAACTCAGCGCCGCCGTGCAGCAGGTGATCAGCGATATGCGCAGCGATGGCAGCTACCAGCGCTTGCTGGACAAATGGCATGTGAGCAGCGACACACTCGACTGA
- a CDS encoding Lrp/AsnC family transcriptional regulator — translation MAKPASSLLDLDGFDWSILALVQRDNALPLRTLAEKVNLSTAAVQRRLKRLEEGGVITANVAVVDPVKAGKPITIIAEVSVERTSIEALTTTKASFCAPQVQQCYYVTGEVDFVLVLNVASMQEYQELAGRLFAENPNVKWFKTLVALDRVKVGLEVPVG, via the coding sequence ATGGCCAAACCTGCTTCCTCCCTGTTGGACCTGGATGGCTTCGACTGGTCGATCCTGGCGCTGGTGCAGCGTGATAACGCCTTGCCCCTGCGCACCCTGGCCGAGAAGGTCAACCTGTCCACCGCCGCCGTGCAGCGGCGCCTCAAGCGCCTGGAGGAGGGTGGGGTGATCACCGCGAATGTTGCGGTGGTCGACCCGGTCAAGGCCGGCAAGCCGATCACCATCATTGCCGAGGTGTCCGTGGAGCGCACCAGCATCGAAGCACTCACCACCACCAAGGCGAGTTTCTGTGCGCCCCAGGTGCAACAGTGTTACTACGTCACCGGCGAGGTGGATTTCGTGCTGGTGCTGAATGTCGCCAGCATGCAGGAGTACCAGGAACTCGCCGGGCGGCTGTTTGCCGAGAACCCGAATGTGAAGTGGTTCAAGACCTTGGTGGCGCTGGATCGGGTCAAAGTCGGGCTCGAAGTACCGGTCGGTTGA
- a CDS encoding polyamine ABC transporter substrate-binding protein, translating to MRLSSLFAALCCAAVAPMSLAATPVVKVYNWSDYIGPDSVKNFEKDSGIKVQYDIFDTNEMLEAKLLSGHSGYDLVVPSSQFLSKQIRAGAYQPLQRELLDNWKHLDPRLMQRLEAADPGNRYAVPYMWGTVGIGYNEAKVRAVLGKDVVLDSWAMVLEPGNLAKLKSCGVAFLDAPVKIIPQVLLYLGLDPNSTRPDDYKQASKRLMELRPSVTYFNSSKYTADLANGDICVAVGYSGDVMQAQTRAKEAGKPIDIRYLLPKEGVNLWFDMLAIPKDAGNATNAHALINYLLRPEVIAPISDYVGYANPNKDATPLMDPKVSSNPGIYPSDDVINHAFVSADLPENIQRLITREWNRIKSGQ from the coding sequence ATGCGTTTATCGAGCTTGTTTGCCGCGTTATGTTGCGCCGCCGTGGCGCCCATGAGCCTGGCTGCCACGCCTGTGGTCAAGGTGTACAACTGGTCCGACTACATCGGCCCCGACAGCGTGAAAAACTTCGAGAAAGACAGCGGTATCAAGGTGCAATACGACATCTTCGACACCAACGAAATGCTCGAAGCCAAGTTGCTTTCCGGGCACTCCGGGTATGACCTGGTGGTGCCGTCGAGCCAGTTCCTGTCCAAGCAGATTCGCGCCGGGGCCTACCAGCCGCTGCAACGCGAGCTGCTGGATAACTGGAAGCACCTCGACCCGCGCCTGATGCAGCGCCTGGAAGCCGCCGATCCCGGCAACCGCTACGCCGTGCCGTATATGTGGGGCACCGTCGGCATCGGTTACAACGAGGCCAAAGTACGCGCGGTGCTGGGCAAGGATGTGGTGCTGGACTCCTGGGCCATGGTCCTTGAGCCCGGCAACCTGGCCAAGCTCAAAAGCTGCGGCGTGGCCTTTCTTGATGCACCGGTAAAAATCATCCCGCAGGTCCTGCTCTACCTCGGCCTGGACCCCAACAGCACGCGGCCCGACGACTACAAGCAGGCCTCCAAGCGCTTGATGGAATTGCGCCCCTCGGTGACCTATTTCAATTCGTCAAAATATACCGCCGACCTGGCCAACGGCGATATCTGCGTGGCCGTCGGTTATTCCGGCGACGTGATGCAGGCCCAGACCCGCGCCAAGGAGGCCGGCAAGCCTATCGACATCCGCTACCTCCTCCCTAAGGAAGGCGTGAACCTGTGGTTTGACATGCTGGCGATCCCCAAAGACGCCGGCAACGCCACCAACGCGCATGCGTTGATCAACTACCTGCTGCGCCCCGAGGTGATCGCGCCGATCAGCGACTATGTCGGCTATGCCAACCCGAACAAAGACGCGACGCCGCTGATGGACCCGAAAGTCAGCAGCAACCCGGGCATCTACCCGAGTGACGACGTGATCAATCACGCCTTTGTCTCCGCCGACCTGCCGGAAAACATCCAGCGCCTGATCACTCGGGAATGGAACCGCATCAAGTCCGGCCAATGA
- a CDS encoding L-lactate permease yields the protein MAFLIHLSPVLLVMSMLMVLRRPPVQAAMAGAGLVAVLWLLDGFMASAALAAFKDTAVLFASTALVIVPGLAFVILIERMGVNQALSEWVQALGLKRAELVMFIVLGLAPLLEAMTGFGVSLIATVPLLLSLFERRIALRVALTGMAIMPWGTLGLATVIGASLAHVEASTLAATSALTSAPVFIALAALASYLCGVGITRALVGLGLLFLAVLYGLSRWLGPEVAGVGAGLSVAAATLLLALYRRQGATALAWPRSAWPYLALIMCIVLLKGLNALTHLEDAWVVRGAHVAWKPLASPGIALLLVLLWVARGGGDRLLGALASRARRPLLTILCFLAMSQMMLKAGFLDGLVQVLSGLPEMTVVPLVALLGGLSGYMTGSNVGGNAIFMPAVALLPEASRGLLAALQNSAAGHAALGSLSIVMLVLGLARTSPEEEGQLVRFGFGLACLNTVLVALAGWALLAVQ from the coding sequence ATGGCGTTTTTGATCCACCTGTCACCGGTGTTGCTGGTGATGTCGATGCTGATGGTATTGCGCCGCCCGCCGGTGCAGGCGGCGATGGCCGGTGCGGGCCTGGTGGCGGTGTTGTGGTTGCTCGATGGCTTTATGGCGAGTGCGGCGCTGGCGGCGTTCAAGGACACGGCGGTGTTGTTTGCCAGCACCGCGCTGGTGATCGTGCCGGGCCTGGCGTTTGTGATTCTGATCGAGCGGATGGGCGTGAACCAGGCGCTGAGCGAGTGGGTACAGGCGCTGGGGTTGAAGCGCGCCGAACTGGTGATGTTTATCGTGCTGGGGCTGGCGCCGTTGCTGGAGGCCATGACCGGCTTCGGCGTATCACTGATCGCCACCGTGCCGTTGTTGCTGAGCCTGTTCGAGCGGCGCATTGCGCTGCGCGTGGCGTTGACCGGGATGGCGATCATGCCGTGGGGCACGCTGGGGTTGGCGACGGTGATCGGCGCGTCCCTGGCCCATGTCGAGGCGTCGACGCTGGCTGCCACCTCGGCGCTGACCAGTGCCCCGGTGTTTATCGCGCTGGCGGCATTGGCATCGTACCTGTGCGGCGTGGGCATCACCCGCGCACTGGTGGGCCTGGGGTTGCTGTTTCTGGCGGTGCTCTACGGGTTGAGCCGTTGGCTGGGCCCGGAGGTGGCCGGGGTGGGTGCGGGGCTGAGCGTTGCCGCCGCGACCTTGCTGCTGGCGCTGTATCGACGCCAGGGTGCAACCGCCCTGGCCTGGCCGCGCAGCGCCTGGCCGTATCTGGCGTTGATCATGTGCATCGTGCTGCTCAAGGGCCTCAACGCGCTGACCCACCTTGAAGACGCCTGGGTAGTGCGCGGCGCGCACGTCGCCTGGAAGCCCCTGGCGTCACCGGGCATCGCCTTGTTGCTGGTGCTGTTGTGGGTTGCTCGCGGCGGTGGCGACCGCCTGCTCGGCGCATTGGCTAGCCGGGCACGGCGGCCGTTGCTGACGATTTTGTGCTTCCTGGCCATGTCACAGATGATGCTCAAGGCCGGCTTCCTCGACGGGCTGGTGCAGGTGCTGAGCGGTTTGCCCGAGATGACGGTGGTGCCGTTGGTGGCGCTATTGGGCGGGCTGTCCGGCTATATGACCGGTTCGAATGTGGGCGGCAACGCGATCTTCATGCCAGCCGTGGCGCTGTTGCCAGAGGCCTCGCGCGGGCTGCTGGCGGCGCTGCAAAACAGCGCGGCCGGGCATGCCGCGCTGGGGTCGCTGTCGATTGTGATGCTGGTCCTCGGGCTGGCCAGGACCAGCCCCGAGGAAGAAGGCCAACTGGTGCGCTTCGGCTTTGGCCTGGCCTGCCTGAATACCGTGCTGGTGGCGCTGGCCGGCTGGGCGTTGCTCGCGGTGCAATAA